The following proteins are co-located in the Gemmatimonadota bacterium genome:
- a CDS encoding zinc-binding dehydrogenase, whose amino-acid sequence RTQEQALGCLRSGGRLVLVGYSPEAMRLNAGRVMFREIEVLGSLGCRPVDYPRVIELVRRGRIALEPLVTHRFPLEQIDEAFDALRSGGALRAVVMP is encoded by the coding sequence CGCACCCAGGAGCAGGCCCTGGGATGCCTGCGCAGCGGCGGGCGCCTCGTGCTGGTGGGCTACAGCCCGGAAGCCATGCGGCTCAACGCGGGGCGGGTCATGTTCCGGGAGATCGAGGTGCTGGGCTCCTTGGGCTGCCGGCCCGTGGACTACCCCCGGGTCATCGAGCTGGTGCGCAGAGGGCGCATCGCGCTCGAGCCCCTGGTCACTCATCGCTTCCCGCTGGAGCAGATCGACGAGGCGTTCGACGCGCTGCGGAGCGGCGGGGCGCTGCGCGCGGTCGTCATGCCCTGA
- a CDS encoding type IV pili methyl-accepting chemotaxis transducer N-terminal domain-containing protein encodes MRHLSLRFTLGLVLVDVALVGGLLVATSLWNTRAQRHDALIINLTGLQRMLSQKMAKEAALGLVKGDGPRYVEQMHATAHEFAVDLRALIQGGPAQYMGTLVWLPPAEDPEFLAALERVQADWEPLHRAAHAVLESEPASPAFQQGVADLERLSGAILTKVDAAVRVYEAAAEARVSRLELAQLGFLAAGALVLLLSYALIVQRVLRPVRALEAAASRIAAGDLDSAVDVRVGNELGRLGEVLEGMRRAVKQRGEVATLESRG; translated from the coding sequence ATGCGGCACCTTTCGCTGCGCTTCACGCTGGGCCTCGTGCTGGTCGACGTCGCGCTGGTCGGCGGGCTGCTGGTCGCGACCAGCCTGTGGAACACGCGCGCGCAGCGACACGACGCCCTGATCATCAACCTGACCGGGCTGCAGCGCATGCTCAGCCAGAAGATGGCCAAGGAGGCGGCGCTCGGGCTGGTGAAAGGGGACGGGCCGCGCTACGTCGAGCAGATGCACGCCACGGCCCACGAGTTTGCCGTGGACCTGCGCGCACTGATCCAGGGCGGCCCGGCGCAGTACATGGGCACCCTGGTCTGGCTGCCGCCCGCAGAGGACCCGGAGTTCCTGGCGGCGCTCGAGCGCGTGCAGGCGGACTGGGAGCCGCTGCACCGCGCGGCGCACGCGGTGCTGGAATCGGAGCCGGCCAGTCCCGCGTTCCAGCAGGGTGTGGCCGATCTGGAGCGCCTTTCTGGCGCCATCTTGACCAAGGTCGACGCTGCCGTCCGCGTCTACGAGGCGGCGGCAGAAGCCCGGGTGTCGCGCCTCGAGTTGGCGCAACTCGGCTTCCTGGCCGCCGGCGCGCTGGTCCTGCTGCTCAGTTACGCGCTCATCGTGCAGCGGGTGCTGCGGCCGGTGCGCGCGCTGGAGGCCGCGGCCAGCCGCATTGCGGCCGGGGACCTGGACAGCGCCGTGGACGTGCGGGTCGGCAACGAGCTGGGCAGGCTGGGAGAGGTGCTCGAGGGTATGCGTCGCGCCGTGAAGCAGCGGGGCGAGGTGGCGACACTCGAGTCCCGCGGCTGA